From the Chloroflexota bacterium genome, one window contains:
- a CDS encoding uroporphyrinogen decarboxylase family protein has product MNSRERVLTALRRTGTSDRVPLQFDLCRSLLEKFGEKYDIPVHYTAAYYEDVTYRLSANELRVAMGSDCVMVGASLPRGYEHPVDEDGYLINEFNMKLRQGPIYVEVVSPPPMSHFETPADVEEFEFPDPLAEGRFDDAKMYIEKYKDEYFIIGDMELTTFDMMHLSVGMEKLLIDMALEKPYIEPLIQKTKDFSLAIGNKLVSMGVDGVWAGDDFGGQSGMLISPKMWRKYFKESYREIYAELRAINPDVVIMQHCDGAVAPILGDWIEVGLEVFNPVQPNVPGHEPEDLKGKYGDSLSFWGAIDQQHLLPNGVPEDIETDVAEKIRVLGKGGGYMCAPAHIVQADTSMENVEAFIAAVKKHGVYQ; this is encoded by the coding sequence ATGAACTCAAGAGAACGCGTACTGACAGCCCTGCGCCGAACCGGGACCTCCGATCGGGTGCCGCTCCAATTCGACCTGTGCCGCTCATTGCTGGAGAAATTCGGTGAGAAATATGATATCCCCGTTCACTATACCGCCGCCTACTACGAAGACGTGACATATCGCTTATCGGCCAACGAACTTCGCGTGGCGATGGGCAGCGACTGTGTGATGGTCGGCGCCAGCCTGCCCCGGGGTTACGAGCATCCTGTGGATGAAGATGGCTATCTCATCAATGAGTTCAACATGAAGTTGCGCCAGGGGCCCATCTATGTGGAAGTCGTTTCCCCTCCCCCTATGTCCCATTTTGAGACCCCAGCGGACGTGGAGGAATTCGAGTTTCCTGATCCGCTGGCAGAAGGCCGGTTCGACGACGCAAAAATGTACATCGAGAAGTACAAGGACGAGTACTTCATCATCGGTGATATGGAATTGACCACGTTCGACATGATGCATCTGTCAGTCGGCATGGAGAAATTGTTGATCGATATGGCGCTGGAGAAACCTTACATAGAGCCACTGATCCAAAAGACCAAGGATTTCTCGCTGGCTATCGGCAATAAACTGGTCTCGATGGGGGTGGATGGAGTTTGGGCCGGCGACGATTTCGGCGGGCAAAGCGGGATGCTGATCTCACCCAAAATGTGGCGGAAATACTTCAAAGAATCCTATCGCGAAATCTACGCCGAACTGAGGGCAATCAACCCGGACGTGGTTATTATGCAGCATTGCGATGGTGCAGTTGCCCCCATCCTGGGAGATTGGATTGAAGTTGGCCTGGAAGTCTTCAACCCGGTTCAGCCCAATGTGCCGGGCCACGAACCGGAGGATCTTAAGGGCAAGTACGGTGATAGTCTCTCTTTCTGGGGCGCGATTGACCAGCAACATTTGCTGCCAAACGGCGTCCCCGAAGATATCGAAACCGATGTGGCCGAGAAGATAAGGGTTCTGGGAAAGGGTGGCGGCTATATGTGCGCACCGGCTCACATTGTGCAGGCCGACACCTCGATGGAGAACGTCGAGGCTTTCATCGCCGCCGTAAAAAAGCACGGTGTGTATCAGTAG
- a CDS encoding SDR family oxidoreductase, whose amino-acid sequence MEMQETADSSIAELAWVAPAIRGLLANPTGNADMPYDPVILKGLAGKEAVVFASSPDRAGQRPPPEIEGLDTPPLYLDIPGNIESATTLREELDTAFEQYVAQQGAKPQVICLRDLGLLYVSEEPTEAGGPLRNKVALVTGAAGAIGHGICRGLLDQGCYVAATDLPGERLDNLVQEFAERVQDRILGVPLDVTDQDSVARGFQRVIEAWGGVDIVIVNAGIALVSPLVEMDLAAFQRVERVNVEGTLLTISEAGRLLTLQGTGGDIVLISTKNVFAPGANFGAYSATKAASHQLARIASLELAPFAIRVNMVAPDAIFSDGQYKSGLWAEVGPDRMKARGLDEKGLEEYYHSRNLLKAKVTARHVANAVLFFVTHQTPTTGATIPVDGGLPDATPR is encoded by the coding sequence ATGGAAATGCAAGAAACAGCTGATTCGTCCATAGCTGAACTGGCCTGGGTAGCTCCCGCGATTCGAGGACTGTTGGCCAATCCGACTGGCAATGCCGACATGCCCTACGACCCTGTCATTTTGAAAGGGCTGGCAGGCAAGGAGGCCGTTGTTTTTGCCTCCTCTCCCGATAGGGCCGGGCAACGACCTCCCCCCGAAATTGAAGGACTGGATACCCCGCCGCTCTATCTGGACATACCTGGAAACATTGAATCAGCGACAACGCTCCGGGAAGAGTTGGACACCGCCTTCGAACAGTATGTCGCCCAACAAGGCGCAAAACCGCAGGTAATCTGTCTGCGGGACCTGGGCCTGCTTTATGTTAGTGAAGAGCCGACTGAAGCTGGCGGCCCACTGCGCAACAAAGTAGCACTGGTAACGGGCGCTGCGGGCGCGATAGGTCACGGAATCTGCCGCGGGCTATTGGACCAGGGCTGTTATGTCGCCGCAACCGACCTGCCTGGCGAGCGGCTCGACAACCTTGTGCAGGAATTCGCCGAAAGAGTGCAGGATCGCATTCTGGGCGTTCCGCTCGATGTCACCGATCAGGACTCTGTCGCCCGGGGTTTCCAGCGCGTCATCGAGGCGTGGGGCGGCGTTGACATTGTCATCGTCAATGCCGGCATTGCCCTGGTTTCACCGTTGGTGGAAATGGACCTGGCCGCTTTTCAGAGAGTCGAACGGGTGAATGTGGAGGGAACCTTGCTCACGATTTCTGAGGCGGGCCGGCTTTTGACGCTTCAAGGGACAGGCGGCGATATTGTTCTTATCTCCACCAAGAACGTTTTTGCACCGGGTGCCAATTTTGGCGCCTACAGCGCCACCAAGGCTGCCAGCCACCAGTTGGCTCGAATCGCCAGCCTCGAACTGGCCCCATTCGCAATCCGGGTCAACATGGTTGCACCGGATGCCATCTTTTCCGATGGGCAGTACAAATCAGGCTTATGGGCCGAAGTGGGTCCCGACCGGATGAAAGCCAGAGGGCTGGACGAAAAGGGACTGGAAGAATATTACCACAGTCGCAACCTGCTCAAAGCGAAAGTCACGGCCAGGCACGTTGCCAATGCGGTGCTGTTTTTCGTAACGCATCAGACGCCAACAACCGGCGCTACGATCCCGGTTGACGGCGGTTTGCCTGATGCAACGCCGCGCTGA
- a CDS encoding DeoR/GlpR family DNA-binding transcription regulator produces MGKEHRLAERRQSILAALAQAGQLSVAELSLRFDVSEVTIRTDLAALNAQGLLLRTRGGALATHVLPELSFDIRQQQNAENKARIARTAAQLVRDGDTIALDASTTALAIIPHIEQLSELTVVTNSLKAALWLLRTPHIHVIVPGGHLRRDSISLVGRSQCDLLEDIHVRIGFFGARGITIDEGLTDVNLEEVRTKRRLIECCQQVVAVVDSRKWGQVAASTFADLDRIDRVITDVGAPKQIVQQLRLHGVDVVQV; encoded by the coding sequence TTGGGCAAAGAGCACCGACTGGCCGAACGAAGGCAAAGCATCCTCGCTGCGCTGGCGCAAGCCGGGCAACTTTCCGTGGCCGAGTTGAGCCTTCGATTTGACGTATCAGAAGTCACCATTCGGACCGATCTCGCGGCGTTGAACGCACAGGGTTTATTGTTGCGAACCCGCGGCGGCGCTCTGGCTACCCACGTTCTTCCCGAGCTCTCTTTTGATATCAGGCAACAGCAAAACGCCGAGAACAAGGCCCGAATTGCCCGGACGGCCGCTCAGCTGGTCCGGGATGGTGACACCATCGCCCTCGATGCCAGCACCACGGCACTGGCCATCATTCCCCACATCGAACAACTCAGCGAGTTGACGGTGGTCACCAATAGTTTGAAGGCAGCTCTGTGGCTGCTGCGGACGCCTCACATTCATGTCATCGTTCCTGGTGGACACTTGCGCCGTGATTCAATTTCCCTGGTCGGACGGTCCCAATGCGATCTGCTTGAGGATATTCACGTTCGGATCGGCTTCTTCGGCGCCCGTGGCATCACGATCGACGAGGGCCTGACCGACGTCAATCTGGAGGAAGTCAGGACCAAGAGAAGGCTGATCGAGTGTTGCCAGCAAGTGGTGGCTGTGGTCGATTCTCGCAAGTGGGGCCAGGTGGCGGCCTCCACCTTTGCTGATCTCGACAGGATTGATAGGGTGATCACCGATGTCGGTGCCCCCAAGCAGATTGTGCAGCAATTACGTTTGCACGGCGTGGATGTCGTGCAGGTATAA